The window CCTGATCTGGAAACCCGGATTCGACTTCGACGAGAAGATCCTGGGATTCATCAAGGGCTACAAGCGAACGTTTAATCTCGGTAAGTATGCTTGGTTGCTTCCTGACTGATTGGAAGCAAATCTGAACCTGTAACTGTACTTCTTGGCCTGAAGATTTCATATCTGAACTTTTCTTTCTCCGCAGCTTGCATTGACCATAGAGGCACACCACAGCATCCAGCCAGGACCTGCACCCTTGAATCCGAAGATGAAGACATATGCGTAAGTTTGACCGCAGCCATGAATTCAATATCTACAGCACATGATAGTGCATTAGTATTCTCTGGGAGTGTTGCCATGGCCAGCAATGGGTGACATTTCTGAGACTTGTTGCACCTTCGAACATGCTTGTGTGGCTTCATATTCCCTgaaataaatgtctcaactttgtactagctttgtTATCGCTGGGCTTTATTTATCGTAGAGAAATATATGCCCATTGCTATAGGCTCATATTACAATGCCTATCACACTTTCAATTATAACGTGGTTTTGTTTGGATTGTTGCCaaaaaatctactccctccgtccgaaaatacttgtcttaaaaatggataaaatggatgtatctataactaaaataagtctagatacaaccatttctaaGACAAGTATTTGCGGACGGGCTCAATCCAAACCAAATACATCCTATCTTCTTGCTCATTTCTTCTCCAATTTCAATGCTTTTGCTGCATTTTCTCCCCAAGCATGAAAACATGATATTCCAGAGTCTTGTTTCATCTTATCCTCCTTGCAAACTTACCCTAATATATTGGCTGGTTCCTCACCCATCCACTTTAATGCTGAATGTTTAAATCTGATTCATGTGCAAGTGTTTGTAGACATACCCAAAGTATATTCACTGCATTAGAAGCTCTATTCGCCAAATGAGTAGGCCAAAGTGCACAATGCTGTTACAACTACACCCATGACGTAAAGGTGGTACTTTATTTATTATCCAGTACTCAAGTATACTTTTCACCAAAATGAGTATTCCGACTCTTACAACTGCACCATCGCCATAATGATTTACTTTTGTTCATTATCCAATTCTTTTTGACATGTTCATTGTCCAATATTGATATGCTTTCTTGAATGCTATGACATTGCTCTTTCTTTTGGTTTCCTTATTCCTATGGGCTATGGTATTTAAATTTACAGTTTATCCTTTTTACAGTGGGGAATTGCTTATTGTGTCAAAGGTGGTCTAGAAAAAGAGCGAGAAGCAATGCAGGTGCAGTGATTTTATCTCCTGTTTATTTGCTTGAAAGAAAGATTGGATTTATCATGCTAGAATTAAATTGAATATGCATGTATTTCCACAGTACTTGGAGAGAAGAGAATGCGAGTATGACCAGAAGATCTCTGTGGATTTCTACAGGGTATAAATGCAAGGCGAATATTTTGACATATTTCTCTTCTATTTTCTTCAGTACTCTCATTTGCTCTTGCTGAACTTCACTGTTTAGGATGGAAATTCTCTGGAACCAGCTGTGACGGATGTATTAGTGTAAGGGCCGAACTTGACTAGTTATTTTTTGTTCACATTCCATGTTGACTCACTGCCAAACTTACTTGGTCAATGTACAGTTTCGTATCCACTCCTGATCCAGTTGGCAACAAATACTATCTTGGCCCTGCTGCTTTGGAGGATATGGCAAAGTGCGCTGTTGAACCCTTCGATCCTCTTTTATGAATACTCTGCTTCATTAAGAGCATTCTGACTTCCTTTCCAATTGTCTTGTTTACAAAACAGGCAGATTGCTACAGCCAGTGGCCCTAATGGATATAATAGGGACTACCTGTTCTCAATGGAGAAGGCACTGTCCAATATAAGTAAGGAATTGTTTCTCATGTTGTCATCATTCTATTTGCACTCATGTTATTTGATCAAGC is drawn from Triticum dicoccoides isolate Atlit2015 ecotype Zavitan chromosome 6B, WEW_v2.0, whole genome shotgun sequence and contains these coding sequences:
- the LOC119322790 gene encoding gamma-glutamylcyclotransferase 2-2-like, producing MVLWVFGYGSLIWKPGFDFDEKILGFIKGYKRTFNLACIDHRGTPQHPARTCTLESEDEDICWGIAYCVKGGLEKEREAMQYLERRECEYDQKISVDFYRDGNSLEPAVTDVLVFVSTPDPVGNKYYLGPAALEDMAKQIATASGPNGYNRDYLFSMEKALSNISHEDDSIIVLADEVRKVLSRSTEKKVTGSDIPLKSHTPVVHISALPEGTVAVST